Proteins encoded in a region of the Primulina tabacum isolate GXHZ01 unplaced genomic scaffold, ASM2559414v2 Contig600, whole genome shotgun sequence genome:
- the LOC142534573 gene encoding LOW QUALITY PROTEIN: flavonoid 3'-monooxygenase-like (The sequence of the model RefSeq protein was modified relative to this genomic sequence to represent the inferred CDS: deleted 1 base in 1 codon), translating into MSATLILLTCTSVVGCLIYFILHNRRRAAAHPRPLPPGPRPWPVVGNLPHLGPKPHQSMAELSRVHGPLMHLKMGFVHVVVAASASVAEQFLKIHDANFSSRPPNSGAKYVAYNYQDLVFAPYGPRWRLLRKICSVHLFSAKALDDFVHVRQEEVRVLTRALAHSSETPSHLGQMVNVCATNAISRVMLGRRVVGHGQGGGDAKAEEFKAMVVELMALAGVFNIGDFIPQLESLDLQGVVKKMKRLHSRFDAFLSAIVEEHKIDGYRTNEGYVDLLTTLMSLKDVDDSKGNRLTDTEIKALLLNLFAAGTDTTSSTVEWAIAEMLRHPKNLAQAQEELDSVVGKDRLVCEGDLAHLTFLQATVKETLRLHPSTPLSLPRIAQESCEINGYLIPKDSTLLVNVWAIGRDPDVWANPLEFRPDRFLPGGERPNADVRGNDFGLIPFGAGRRICAGMSLGVRMVQLLTATLIHAFDFHLVNGQLAQNLNMEEAYGLTLQRAEPLVVYPKPRMAPHVYEAQV; encoded by the exons ATGAGTGCGACCTTGATCTTGCTCACATGCACTTCCGTTGTGGGTTGCCTTATATATTTCATCCTGCATAACCGGAGGCGTGCGGCGGCGCATCCCCGGCCACTGCCTCCTGGTCCAAGGCCATGGCCAGTTGTTGGAAACCTACCGCATCTAGGGCCGAAACCCCACCAGTCGATGGCGGAGCTATCTCGGGTGCACGGGCCCTTGATGCATCTGAAGATGGGATTCGTGCATGTGGTAGTGGCGGCCTCCGCAAGCGTGGCGGAGCAGTTTCTTAAGATACATGACGCAAACTTTTCGAGCCGGCCACCCAATTCAGGAGCCAAATATGTTGCATATAATTATCAAGATTTGGTTTTTGCGCCGTACGGGCCACGGTGGCGCTTGCTGAGGAAAATATGCTCCGTTCATCTCTTCTCCGCCAAGGCTTTGGATGATTTCGTGCACGTTAGACAG GAAGAAGTGAGAGTGCTCACTCGCGCTCTAGCGCATTCGAGTGAAACGCCCTCGCACCTTGGCCAAATGGTCAACGTGTGCGCTACCAACGCGATATCAAGAGTGATGCTAGGGCGGCGCGTGGTCGGGCACGGGCAGGGCGGCGGGGATGCCAAAGCGGAGGAGTTCAAGGCGATGGTGGTGGAATTGATGGCTCTGGCAGGTGTCTTCAACATCGGCGATTTCATCCCACAGCTTGAGAGTTTGGACCTTCAAGGGGTGGTCAAGAAGATGAAGAGGCTCCACTCACGTTTTGATGCTTTCTTGAGTGCCATCGTTGAAGAACACAAGATCGACGGTTATCGTACAAATGAGGGATACGTGGACTTATTGACCACGTTGATGTCTTTGAAGGATGTTGATGATAGCAAAGGGAACAGGTTGACGGATACAGAAATCAAAGCTTTGCTTTTG AATTTATTTGCCGCCGGGACAGACACGACATCTAGTACGGTAGAATGGGCCATAGCGGAGATGCTTCGCCATCCA AAAAATTTGGCCCAAGCGCAGGAAGAACTCGACTCGGTTGTTGGTAAGGATAGACTCGTGTGCGAGGGTGACCTAGCTCATTTGACTTTTCTACAGGCCACGGTGAAAGAAACCTTGCGCCTTCATCCTTCTACGCCTCTATCTTTGCCAAGAATTGCACAGGAGAGTTGCGAGATCAACGGTTACTTGATTCCAAAAGATTCCACACTTCTTGTTAATGTCTGGGCTATCGGCCGTGATCCAGATGTATGGGCCAATCCACTAGAGTTTCGTCCCGATCGGTTCTTACCTGGTGGGGAGAGGCCCAATGCTGATGTTAGAGGGAATGATTTTGGGTTGATACCATTTGGGGCGGGTCGTAGAATATGTGCGGGAATGAGCTTAGGAGTACGCATGGTTCAGTTGCTGACCGCCACGTTGATCCATGCGTTTGATTTCCATTTGGTTAATGGACAGTTGGCCCAAAACCTTAATATGGAGGAAGCTTATGGGCTGACATTACAACGGGCTGAGCCTTTAGTGGTATACCCGAAGCCCAGGATGGCACCTCATGTTTATGAAGCCCAAGTTTGA